The genomic DNA TAGAAAGGGTACAAATGTTATCAACCTCCCACTAAACGGGTGTTTGTTAGTCATGATGTCACTCCTTATTACACCTCCAACTCATGTTTATCCCTTTAGAGGAAgagtttagaaaaataaaaataaattattttgaatataaaaatccaaaatattccCATCTTTGTCACTCAGGGGAACATAAGAGTCAGATCCTATGGAGCCTTCTTCGATGCCCATCTTTGTCACTTAGAGGGGACATAAAGAGTCAGTCCTTCTTCCCTTTTCAAGACATGAGGAAAGAGAGCACCTTGTAGTGGAGAATCAGGTTTCACAATTGGTAGACTTGATGGACTGAATTTGTTGACATACTCACGTAGATAACATGAAGATGTTATATTGTCCCCTCCTTTGATCCAGAAGATAGTCCCACAATTGCTCCTTCCTCCTATACAAACAGTAATTCTTCTCTTTCTGACCTTGATCTTAGAAAGGTTCTAAAAAATGTActcaaaatcttatttttaactTCGTTTTTTATGATTCTTTATCTCTTTCCTATTGTGCATTTGTTTCCACTTTGTCTTCTCTTCCTATTCCTTAGTGTTGGCTGGATGCTAGACTTGAATTAAAGTGGTTAAGTGTTATGGGTGAAGAGATGAATGCTTTTGAGAAGAGTGGAACATGGGATCATATGACTCTTCCTATTGACAAAAAAGTAGTTGGATAAAAATGGGTATTCATAGTAAAATATAAGCCAGATGGAATAGTTGAAAGGTACAAGGCAAGACTAGTTGTGAAGGGGTACACACATACACTTAGGATTGACTATTAGGAGACGTTGGCTCGCGTCGCCAAGATGAACTCCATTTGAATCCTAATTTCTTGTGCTCCCAATCTATGATGAAATCTTCAGTTGCTTGATGTGAAGAATGCCTTTTTCATTACAACTTAGAGGAAAAAGTTTATATGGATGTCTTTCATGGCTTCTCATCTCACATTACATAAGGGAAAGTGTGTGATCTTAAAAAAACTTTGTATAGGCTAAAACAATCTCCTAGAGAATGATTTGGGAGATTTCATAGTGTTATGATAAAGCTTGGATTCAAGCAGATCAACTCAGACCATATAATGTTTGTTAAGAGACAATGATGCAAGATTACAGTATTGATTGTGTATGTCGATGACATCATTGTGACAAGTGATGATAAAGATGAGATTAACTCAATCAAACAACGGTTGGAGACTATGTTTGAGGTCAAAGATTTGGGTTCGTTACAGTACTTTCTTGGGATTCAGGTAGCCAGATCATCTTGTAAGATCTTTCTCTCCTAATGGAAATATGTCTTTGATCTCCTATCTGATGATGGGATGTTGGGATGCAAACCTGCAGACTCGCCTTTTGAAGTTATCATAAGTTTTATAAAGGTGTTGGGTCCCGAGGTGGATAAAAAGAGATATCAGCGGTTAGTTGGGAGACATATATACCTTGCTCTTATTAGACTTGACATTGCATATGTTGTTGGTGTTATGAGCCAATACATGCATGATCCTCGTGAGACTCATATGAATGTGATCCATCGCATTTTGAGATACTTGAAGGCAACATCGGGTAAAGGCTTGTTGCTTAAACCTCACGATTACCTAGATGTTCAAGGATATACCGACTCGGGTTGGGCTGGCTCCTTTGATGATATGTGTTCCACTCCAGGATACTGTGCCTTTGTTGGAGGTAACCTGATAACTTGGtgtagcaagaaacaaacggtGGTAGCAAGGTCTAGTGCCGAGGAGAAGTATAGAGTTATGGCTCTTGGCGTTAGTGAGCTCTTGTGGATTCAGTCTCTTCTTGTAGAACTTGGTTTTACCCCCAACTG from Impatiens glandulifera chromosome 9, dImpGla2.1, whole genome shotgun sequence includes the following:
- the LOC124915880 gene encoding uncharacterized mitochondrial protein AtMg00810-like, producing the protein MLGCKPADSPFEVIISFIKVLGPEVDKKRYQRLVGRHIYLALIRLDIAYVVGVMSQYMHDPRETHMNVIHRILRYLKATSGKGLLLKPHDYLDVQGYTDSGWAGSFDDMCSTPGYCAFVGGNLITWCSKKQTVVARSSAEEKYRVMALGVSELLWIQSLLVELGFTPNWSYEAIL